A portion of the Glycine max cultivar Williams 82 chromosome 10, Glycine_max_v4.0, whole genome shotgun sequence genome contains these proteins:
- the LOC100500524 gene encoding cytochrome c oxidase subunit 5C-2: protein MAGPRIAHATLKGPSVVKEIIIGITLGLAAGGVWKMHHWNEQRKTRTFYDLLEKGEITVVAEEQ from the coding sequence ATGGCTGGTCCTAGGATTGCCCATGCTACCTTGAAAGGTCCGAGTGTGGTTAAGGAGATCATAATTGGAATAACACTTGGCTTAGCTGCTGGTGGTGTGTGGAAGATGCACCACTGGAATGAACAGAGGAAAACCAGGACCTTCTACGATTTACTGGAAAAGGGTGAGATTACTGTTGTTGCAGAGGAACAGTGA
- the LOC100814289 gene encoding calvin cycle protein CP12-2, chloroplastic has product MVTIAGGVSLSSPSRVFANAKGIDSAQKAQAVRFPALSRPIQKWPGLVKTRPVRATPEKISEKVEESIKSAEEACSGGGGDAECAAAWDEVEELSAAASHAREKQKQSDPLENYCKDNPETDECRTYDN; this is encoded by the coding sequence atggTAACAATAGCTGGTGGTGTGAGTCTTTCAAGCCCTAGCAGGGTATTTGCTAATGCTAAGGGAATAGACTCAGCACAAAAGGCCCAGGCCGTGAGGTTTCCAGCTCTGTCGAGGCCCATTCAAAAGTGGCCTGGTTTGGTGAAGACCCGGCCCGTTCGGGCGACGCCGGAGAAGATATCGGAGAAGGTAGAGGAGAGCATAAAGAGCGCGGAGGAGGCGTGCTCGGGAGGCGGCGGTGACGCGGAATGCGCGGCGGCCTGGGACGAGGTGGAGGAGCTGAGCGCGGCGGCGAGCCACGCCAGGGAGAAGCAGAAGCAGTCTGACCCGCTCGAAAATTACTGCAAGGACAATCCAGAGACTGATGAGTGCCGCACCTATGATAATTGA